The nucleotide sequence CCATGACTGCCAGAAGAAGCACATATAACTCCTCTTGCTTTTTCATCTTTATTGAGAGAATTGATTTTATTGAAAACTCCTCTTATTTTAAATGCCCCTGTTTTTTGTAAATTTTCAAGTTTGAAAAATATATTATTCCCTATTTGGGTGTTGATTTTTGCATAAGAAATAATAGGAGTTAAATAAATTTTATCAGATATAACTTCATATGCTTTTTTTATATCAATTTCTTTTATTATATCCATTCTTGTTTTAATTTAATTCTTCTTCTAAATCAGTTTTTCATAAATTTTATCATCCTATTTTTACTTATTATTTCCATTGTGTCAACTTCATCAAAAATTTTGACAAAGTTAATACATTAAAATAAACTTATTTACAGCATCAAAAAAGAAAATTTACATACTTTATTTTTTTAAAAAAGAAAAATGGAAAAAGAATTATTATTACCTGAAATAAAAGAACTTATAAAAGAGAAAAATTTCAAAGAATTGAAAGAATTTATGCCTGAATTACATCCTTCTGATATAGCAGACATAATTGAAGACCTTGAAGGAGATGATGGTGCTATATTATTTCGTATTTTACCAAAAGAATTGGCAGCAGATGTGTTTTCTGAATTTGAATCAACAAAACAAGAAGAGATATTAAAACAACTCACGGATAGTCAGATACAACAACTTATTCTTGAACTTGAACCAGACGATAGAATTTCTTTATTTGAAGAATTACCAGGAGAAGTTACAAGGGGTATTCTTAATCTTTTACCCCATGAAGAAAGAAAACAAATTGCTGAAATACTTGCATATCCAGAAAATAGTGTTGGAAGATTAATAACTCCTGAATATATCACAGTTAAACCAAACTGGACAGTTGAAGAGGCACTTCAACATATAAAAAAATTTGGTAAAGATGCTGAAACAATTGATATTATTTATGTTGTTGATGATAACTGGAAATTACTTGATGATGTTCCTATAAGGAAATTCATACTTGCAAATCCAGATGATAAAGTTGATTCTTTGATGGATAAAAAAGTCATTTCAATTTCTGCTTATAAGGACCAGGAAGAGGCAATAAAACTTGTAAAACAATATAATTTAGTAGCACTTCCAGTAACTGACTCAGAAGGAACACTTATAGGAATTGTAACTGTTGATGACCTTATTGATGTTATGGAAGAAGAAGAAACAGAGGACTTTATAAAAATAGGTGGATTGAAAACAGAGGGAAATTTAAATGTAATAACAGATATCGGAGAAGCATCTATTTATAAACTTTATAGAAGTAGAATAAGTTGGCTTTTAATTCTTCTTTTTATGGATATAATTACTGGAAGTATAATCGGCGTCTTTCAAGAAACACTCTCTAAATATGTAGTGCTTGCAACTTTCCTTCCTGTTTTAATTGATACAAGTGGTAATGCTGGCTCTCAGGCAGCAACTTTAATGGTAAGAGCAATTGCTCTTGGCGATGTTAAACTAAACGAGTGGCTAAAACTTATAAGTAAAGAACTCCTTGTTTCAACTGCTCTTGGTTTAACAATGGGAATAGGTATTTCTTTTATGGGAATAATAAGAGGAGGAAGTAAAGTTGCTTTTGTTGTATCATCCTCAATGATTATAAATGTCATAATAGGAAGTTTAATTGGTATTTCTCTCCCTTTCTTATTCACAAAATTCAAAAAAGACCCTGCAACTGCAAGCACTCCTTTAATAACAACAATCGCTGATATAGCTGGAACTTTTATTTACTTCTTACTCGCCACAAAATTCCTTATATAATGCGCCTGGCGCGACTTGAACGCGCAACCATTGGATTCGAAGTCCACCGCTCTATCCAGTTGAGCTACAGGCGCTTCCTTAAATTATACCTTGAATTTCTTATAAAAACATCTGTGTTTCCAGAATATTAATTTACAAAAATAAATCGTTCTTCTCTTAATTACCGAAAATAAAAAGATATTTACACTTGTAAAAATTTATAGTATAATTATTTACAGGTAAGGAGAAAAAAATGAAAAAATTAACTGGAAGACAGAAAGAAATATTAAAATTTATAAAAAATTTTACAGAGAAAAATGGGTATCCACCGACAATTGAGGAAATAATGGGAAAATTTTCTTTTTCAAGTCCAAATGCAGTTATTTCTCATTTATCTGCTCTTGAAAAAAAGGGAATTATAGAAAGAAAAGGAAATATATCAAGAGGAATTATAATTAAAGAGACGGATAAAACATATAATATACCTGTTTTAGGAAATATACCTGCTGGAATTCCTTTAGAGGAGGAAGAAAATATTGAGGGATATTTAACTATTTCTGAAAATCTCCTTTCAAGAGATGAATATTTTGCTTTAAGGGTAAAAGGAGATAGTATGAAAGATGCAGGTATTTTTGATGGTGATTATGTAATTTTAAAAAAAGATAGTGAAATTAAAAATGGAGATATTGTTGTTGCTTATTTAGATAATCAATATACAGTGAAATATTTTTATAAAAAGGATAGTTCTATTGAATTGAGACCTGCAAATAAATTTTATACCTCAATAAAAGTAAATAAAAACCAAAAATTTCAGATAATTGGAAAAGTTAAGGGAGTTTTCAGGAAAATTTTATGAGCACAGAAATAAAAGAAAGAATAGAAGTAAATGCAATATTTACAAAAAATAAATTAAAGATATTGTGGTTCAAATGGAAAGAAAGGAAATATTTTGTCAAAAACATAACTTTTTCATGGAAAAAACATTCAGGAGATAAGGAAATTTATTTGTTTGATTTAAGTAATGGAATAGATGTGTTTGAGATATCTTTTATTCCAGAAAATCTTACATGGTATCTTGAAAAAATATACACCTATTAAAATGGAAAAAACAATTATGCATATTGATATGGACGCATATTTTGCTTCTATTGAACAGGTTACAAACCCTTTTTTAAAAGGAAAACCAATTATTGTTTGTGGTTCATATAAAACAAGGAGTGTGGTATCTTCCTGTTCCTATGAAGCAAAAAAATATGGAATTAAATCTGGTATGAGTGTAAAACAGGCATTAAATTTATGTCCAGATGTTATTATTGTAAGTGGATATCCTGAAAAATATGCAGAAGTATCAAAAGAAATTTTCTCAATTATAAAAATTTTTACTGAAAATATGGAAATATATTCCATAGACGAAGTTTTCCTTGATATTTCAGATATTTATCATTTATATGGAGGGAAAAAACAACTTGCTTTTTCCATAAAGAAAGCAATAAGAGAAAAAACATCTCTCCCCTGCTCTGCTGGAATTGGACCAAATAAACTCATAGCAAAAATTGCCTCCTGTTTATGTAAACCAGATGGAATTAAAGTTGTTGAAAAAGAGGAAGTAGAAAAATTTATTTGCGACCTGCCCGTTGATAAAATACCTGGAATTGGAGAAAAAACTAGAGAAAAACTTGAAGAATTTGGAATAGAAAAGTGTAAAGATATAAGAAAAGTTGGAAAAGAATTTTTAGTTGAAAAATTTGGAATAATTGGTGAGATAATATATAAAAAAAGTTTTGGTATAGGAAGTCAGGAAATAATAAAAATTCATCCACCTGCAAAATCAATTGGACATTCTTATACATTGCCTTTTGATACTTCTAATAAAGAAATTATAAATATAATTCTTTTCAAATTGTCTTATAAAGTGGCAGAAAGAATGAGAAGTGAAAATAAGCACGGGAAAGTAATTACTATATCATTAAGATTTGATGATTTTTCTTCAATTACAAAGAGAAAAAAATTTGTAGATATTCCAGCAGATGGAAAAGTAATTTTTAAAATAGGCAGTTTTATTTTAGAAGAAATAAAGATTGAAAAGAGAATAAGAGCAATTGGAATAACTGTTGGAGAAATTTTTGATTTTAACTATGACTATCTTTTTAAAAGAGAAAACAGGAGAGAATATCTTTTTCATAAAATTGACGATATAAATAATAAGTTTGGAGAAAAGACTATATTCCCGGCAGTTTTATTACTTGAAAAAAATTTAGAAGTGGAAAAAACACATTCTTTTGTTATGTGGAAATTTCAGAAAAAAGATTAGGGAAACTAAATTCAAAATTTCTCTGATTACCTATTCCCCTATTATTTTTATCAAAACTCTCTTTGGTCTTCTTCCATCAAATTCACCATAAAATATCTGCTCCCATGGACCAAAATCAAGTTTCCCATCAGTTATCGCCACAACTACTTCTCTCCCCATAATTTGTCTTTTCATATGGGCATCTGCATTATCTTCACCAACATTATGAGCATATTGAGACACCGGTTGATGAGGAGCAAGTTTTTCAAGCCATTTCTTAAAATCATTATGTAGACCTAACTCATCATCATTTATAAAAACACTGGCAGTTATATGCATCGCATTTACAAGAACAATTCCTTCTTTAATTCCACTTTTATCAATTGCTTTTTGCACTCTCTCGGTAATATTTATAAACTCTACTTTCTCTTTCGTATTAAACCATATTTCTTCTCTATGTGTTTTCATTTTATCCTTTGTCATTATCATTTTATATTTTATATTCCCTGTGTCAAATAAGTTGACACAGGACAATTATTTATCTATAATATTTTAGGGTCTCAGAAATTAATAATTTTTGGAAAATACAAGAAATAAATATGTTTAAACCAGGAGGAGAAATGAAGAAGATAACTGTTTTTGTGATTTGTCTTTTATTTTTTATTTCTTCAAATCTTTTTGCTTTATCAAAAGAATCTCTTGTTGAAAGAATTAAAATGGCAGAAAAATTACTTGATGATTTTACGACTGCTCCTGATAGACAAATTCCACAGGAATTAATCAACCAGGCAGAAGGAATTATTTTTATGAAACAATATAAAGGTGGCTTTGTACTTGGAGCAAAAGGAGGAAATGGAATAATTCTTGCAAAAGACAGAAATACAGGAAAATGGAGTGCCCCTGCTTTTGTCTCTAATGTTGAAGGGAGTTTCGGATTTCAAGCAGGTGGTCAATCAATTGAAACAATTGTTTTAATAATGAATAAAGAAGGACTTGATATGCTTCTTAAATCAAGAGTAAAAATTGGAGTTGACATTTCAGCAGCAGCAGGTCCTTATGGTAGAGATGCAGCAGCACAACTTGGAGCAGGAGTTGGTCTCCTTATATATTCAAGGGCAAAAGGACTTTATGCCGGTGCTTCAATAGAAGGTGGATTTCTTGCAATTGATGAAGAAGCAAATCAAATTTTCTATGGGAAAGATGTTAAAGTAAGGGACATTTTAATAAGAAGAACAGTAAAAATACCAGAAGAGGCAAAAACACTCATACAGAAACTTGAAAATTATGCACAAATTACTGAATAACTGTTTAACTTCCCTTTAAGGAATTTTTAATTTCTGCCCAACATAAACTGTATCATTCTTTAAATTATTTAGTTTTTTTATAGCACTGATCGTTGTATTATGCTTTCTTGCAATTTCACTAAGATTATCTCCTTTTTTAACAATATAATATTTTACATCAGAAGATAGTTCTTTAGATACTTCTTTTGAAGTTTCTTTTTCAGAAATTTGTGTTGTTCCACTCTGTGAAATTTTATTTTTAAGAAAATAAATCTCACTTTCATGCTTTGTTAATTCATCAAGAAATATCTTTGAATTTTTGTTTAATAGTTCTTCAAGTTCTGAATATTTTAATGTATTATCACTTATAATTTCTTCCTGTGATTTCTTTAAAACAGATAAATCCTTCTGCATTAAAGTAAGAGAACTGTTTAATGTTGCAATAGAAGAAATAATATCTGTATATGTCTTTTTGAGTGAATCTATGTCTCTCCTCACTTCTATGGTATTTTTTTCTATATTATCATTCTGTTGTTCTACCTTTTTTTCAAAGTTATAATTTACTTCATCTATTTTTCCCTTTATTAGATTAACTTCTTTTTCAATAGTTGAAATTCTTTCTAAAATTATTGCCTGGTCTTTTTTAAATGATTCAACTTTTACATTAAGGTTGTCAATTTTATTATTATAGTCATTTTCAATTTCTTTAAACTTATCTGCTATTGCTTTTGAAGTTAAATATAAATCCTGCTCAACAGAAGTAACCTTTTCTTTTACTGTACCAACATCTTCTTTTGTTGCAATTGACTGACAACCGGCAAAAATAAAGGGTAAGAATAATAAAAGTAATAATTTCTTTTTCATTTTACAATTTTAAATTCACATCTTCTATTTTTTGCCCATGCTTCTTCACAATGACGAGGGTCTGCTGGGTTGTCTTCTCCATAACTTACAGTATAAAGACGACTTGGAGAAATTCCATAGTTAATTAGAAAATTTCTTGCACTTAATGCTCTCTGTTCACCAAGAACTAAATTATATTCCCTTGTCCCTCTTTCATCACAATGTCCTTCAATAAGAATTTTTACTTCTGGATTTGCTTTTAAATAATCTCCTATTTTCTTTAATTTTTCTATTGAGTCCTGCTTTAAATCATATTTATCAAAATTAAAATAAATATTTTCAAATATTGCCGCAACTTCTCCTTCTGGTTTCTCTACTTTTGCACCTTCAGATAATTTTTGAGGTGGTACTTCTTCACCAACAGCAACTTTAACTTCTTCTTTCTTCTCTTCTACTTTTGGTTTTTCAACTGGTTTTTCAATTTCTTCAATCACTTTGCTAATTGGAGTCGCTTCTTTAACTTCTTCTTTTTTAACCTCTTCTTTCTTGGCTTCTTTTTTCCTTCCAGGACACTGACAACTCGCAAAAAGTACCGCTACTAAAAAAACTAAACCAAACTTTAAATATTTCATCATACCCTCCTTTTTAAGGAATTATATATTTCACTTTTTTTATTATTATATTCTTCACTTTTTAAATTGTCAAATTTTTTAAAATTTTTCCCAATCAGGACTGAAAGTATCATATTTAAAATTAGTAAGGTCTCTTGTTTCCCCTGTAAAAACATCTATTATACATATTTTTGATGGATATATATTCACTTTTGAAAAAACAATATGTCTGCTATCTGAAGCCCATGAAATTGTTTCACTGCCAGAAGAATTTGATAATATTTTTGTTTTATTTGTTTTTACATCAAAAATTGCAATTTTATAATCACCAGTTCTAACAATATATGCAATATAATTCCCATCCGGAGACCATTTAGGTGATGTTGAGTACGAGAACTCATAACTTATTCTTTTTACTCCAAATCCATCCGAATCCATAATAAAAATTTGGGGTGTTCCATATTTGTCAGAAACAAAAGCAATTTTTTCACCATCAGGAGAAAATGAAGGAGAACTATCAACCCCTTTATAATTTGTTAATCTTCTTATTATTTTCCCATCAATTGTTGCTAAATAAATTTCTGGATTACCTGATTTACTTAAAACAACTCCTAAAATATTTTTTTGCTTACAGGGTGCTACACATGCATTCAAACCAGGGTACTGGAAAATTGTTTCTTCTTTTCCTGTATTAAAATCATATTTTGCAATTTCAGGATAATTATTTTTGTAAGAAACAAAATAAAATCCACTTCTATCACCTGTCCAAACTGGAAAATTAACAAGAAAATTAAAATTAGTAATTTGCTTTAAATTCCTGCCATCATAAT is from bacterium and encodes:
- the mgtE gene encoding magnesium transporter; the protein is MEKELLLPEIKELIKEKNFKELKEFMPELHPSDIADIIEDLEGDDGAILFRILPKELAADVFSEFESTKQEEILKQLTDSQIQQLILELEPDDRISLFEELPGEVTRGILNLLPHEERKQIAEILAYPENSVGRLITPEYITVKPNWTVEEALQHIKKFGKDAETIDIIYVVDDNWKLLDDVPIRKFILANPDDKVDSLMDKKVISISAYKDQEEAIKLVKQYNLVALPVTDSEGTLIGIVTVDDLIDVMEEEETEDFIKIGGLKTEGNLNVITDIGEASIYKLYRSRISWLLILLFMDIITGSIIGVFQETLSKYVVLATFLPVLIDTSGNAGSQAATLMVRAIALGDVKLNEWLKLISKELLVSTALGLTMGIGISFMGIIRGGSKVAFVVSSSMIINVIIGSLIGISLPFLFTKFKKDPATASTPLITTIADIAGTFIYFLLATKFLI
- the lexA gene encoding transcriptional repressor LexA is translated as MKKLTGRQKEILKFIKNFTEKNGYPPTIEEIMGKFSFSSPNAVISHLSALEKKGIIERKGNISRGIIIKETDKTYNIPVLGNIPAGIPLEEEENIEGYLTISENLLSRDEYFALRVKGDSMKDAGIFDGDYVILKKDSEIKNGDIVVAYLDNQYTVKYFYKKDSSIELRPANKFYTSIKVNKNQKFQIIGKVKGVFRKIL
- the dinB gene encoding DNA polymerase IV → MEKTIMHIDMDAYFASIEQVTNPFLKGKPIIVCGSYKTRSVVSSCSYEAKKYGIKSGMSVKQALNLCPDVIIVSGYPEKYAEVSKEIFSIIKIFTENMEIYSIDEVFLDISDIYHLYGGKKQLAFSIKKAIREKTSLPCSAGIGPNKLIAKIASCLCKPDGIKVVEKEEVEKFICDLPVDKIPGIGEKTREKLEEFGIEKCKDIRKVGKEFLVEKFGIIGEIIYKKSFGIGSQEIIKIHPPAKSIGHSYTLPFDTSNKEIINIILFKLSYKVAERMRSENKHGKVITISLRFDDFSSITKRKKFVDIPADGKVIFKIGSFILEEIKIEKRIRAIGITVGEIFDFNYDYLFKRENRREYLFHKIDDINNKFGEKTIFPAVLLLEKNLEVEKTHSFVMWKFQKKD
- a CDS encoding secondary thiamine-phosphate synthase enzyme YjbQ; its protein translation is MKTHREEIWFNTKEKVEFINITERVQKAIDKSGIKEGIVLVNAMHITASVFINDDELGLHNDFKKWLEKLAPHQPVSQYAHNVGEDNADAHMKRQIMGREVVVAITDGKLDFGPWEQIFYGEFDGRRPKRVLIKIIGE
- a CDS encoding lipid-binding SYLF domain-containing protein, whose amino-acid sequence is MKKITVFVICLLFFISSNLFALSKESLVERIKMAEKLLDDFTTAPDRQIPQELINQAEGIIFMKQYKGGFVLGAKGGNGIILAKDRNTGKWSAPAFVSNVEGSFGFQAGGQSIETIVLIMNKEGLDMLLKSRVKIGVDISAAAGPYGRDAAAQLGAGVGLLIYSRAKGLYAGASIEGGFLAIDEEANQIFYGKDVKVRDILIRRTVKIPEEAKTLIQKLENYAQITE
- a CDS encoding LysM peptidoglycan-binding domain-containing protein, which translates into the protein MKKKLLLLLFLPFIFAGCQSIATKEDVGTVKEKVTSVEQDLYLTSKAIADKFKEIENDYNNKIDNLNVKVESFKKDQAIILERISTIEKEVNLIKGKIDEVNYNFEKKVEQQNDNIEKNTIEVRRDIDSLKKTYTDIISSIATLNSSLTLMQKDLSVLKKSQEEIISDNTLKYSELEELLNKNSKIFLDELTKHESEIYFLKNKISQSGTTQISEKETSKEVSKELSSDVKYYIVKKGDNLSEIARKHNTTISAIKKLNNLKNDTVYVGQKLKIP
- the pal gene encoding peptidoglycan-associated lipoprotein Pal, producing MKYLKFGLVFLVAVLFASCQCPGRKKEAKKEEVKKEEVKEATPISKVIEEIEKPVEKPKVEEKKEEVKVAVGEEVPPQKLSEGAKVEKPEGEVAAIFENIYFNFDKYDLKQDSIEKLKKIGDYLKANPEVKILIEGHCDERGTREYNLVLGEQRALSARNFLINYGISPSRLYTVSYGEDNPADPRHCEEAWAKNRRCEFKIVK